One Campylobacter concisus DNA window includes the following coding sequences:
- the rsmG gene encoding 16S rRNA (guanine(527)-N(7))-methyltransferase RsmG produces the protein MKNELCLPAEFDEKVKAYAQIFAKFNKVHSLSNYKDISEQVLDSIKPLEIFDLSAKTAIDVGSGAGFPAIFLALAMPQTKWHLFEPIAKKSSFLSYAKIELGLQNLEVHSQKIELADKFTADLITSRALSKTKELIKICEGFYDENTKFLIYKGSSVMDEISGIDAQIYNEKNRNYIYFNLKNRGEIR, from the coding sequence ATGAAAAATGAGCTTTGCTTGCCAGCAGAATTTGACGAAAAAGTAAAGGCTTACGCTCAAATTTTTGCTAAATTTAACAAGGTTCATAGCTTAAGCAATTATAAAGATATAAGCGAGCAGGTGCTTGATAGCATAAAGCCGCTTGAGATTTTTGACCTAAGTGCCAAAACTGCGATCGATGTGGGCAGTGGAGCTGGCTTTCCAGCGATATTTTTAGCCCTTGCGATGCCTCAAACGAAGTGGCACCTTTTTGAGCCGATAGCCAAAAAGTCATCATTTCTAAGCTACGCTAAGATCGAGCTTGGTTTGCAAAATTTAGAAGTTCATAGCCAAAAGATCGAGCTTGCAGATAAATTTACGGCTGATCTCATCACCTCAAGGGCGCTTAGCAAGACAAAAGAGCTTATAAAAATTTGCGAGGGATTTTATGATGAAAACACCAAATTTCTCATCTACAAGGGCTCAAGCGTCATGGATGAAATTTCAGGCATCGACGCGCAAATTTATAATGAAAAAAATAGAAACTACATATATTTTAATCTCAAAAACCGAGGGGAGATACGTTGA
- a CDS encoding SCO family protein yields MKKTLWGLIIILICAGLAMLFIKPNKYDFKALSEHGEVSLKNYNGKYKAIYFGYLYCPDVCPTTLSLVGDELNKLKRDDFELLFITLDPERDTPENLTLMAKNFYKDADGLKMNDLPKVAKNYGVKYQKVHLKNSAMGYSVAHSSAIYLLDKEGNFYSEISNLTSENIRENLLNLIKNRP; encoded by the coding sequence ATGAAAAAGACACTTTGGGGCTTAATAATAATCTTAATATGTGCTGGTCTTGCGATGCTTTTTATAAAGCCAAACAAGTATGATTTTAAGGCGCTTTCAGAGCATGGCGAAGTGAGCCTTAAAAACTATAACGGCAAATATAAAGCGATATATTTTGGTTATCTTTACTGCCCCGATGTCTGCCCTACTACGCTCTCTCTTGTGGGCGATGAGCTAAATAAGCTAAAAAGAGACGACTTTGAGCTACTTTTCATCACCCTTGATCCTGAGCGTGACACGCCTGAAAATTTAACCCTAATGGCAAAAAATTTCTACAAAGATGCAGATGGACTAAAGATGAATGATCTGCCAAAAGTCGCTAAAAACTACGGCGTAAAATACCAAAAAGTGCATCTTAAAAACTCTGCTATGGGCTACTCTGTCGCTCACAGCTCCGCTATCTATCTGCTAGATAAAGAGGGAAATTTTTACAGTGAAATTTCAAATTTAACTAGTGAAAATATCAGAGAAAATCTTTTAAATTTGATAAAAAATAGACCTTAA
- the htpX gene encoding zinc metalloprotease HtpX → MEIFKTAFLMVALMLVFIAVGGYVGGEQGMMIAFLMAAGMNLFSYFFSDKLVLKRYNAIPVDESNAHGLYEIVSRLTQKANLPMPKIYIIPEEVPNAFATGRNPSHAAVAVTEGLLKILNENEIEGVLAHELSHVRHYDILTGSVAAILAGAIAMVANFAKIGTVTGQNQNSQRNANPVIILIIAVVMPLAATIIQMAISREREYKADKGAAYLTGHPEWLASALRKLENYSNSYVMQNASEQSAHMFIVNPFGSLTSKLGVLFRTHPSTSDRIAELQRLEQEIKRGM, encoded by the coding sequence ATGGAAATTTTCAAAACCGCTTTTTTAATGGTTGCTTTAATGCTAGTTTTTATCGCTGTTGGCGGCTACGTGGGCGGCGAGCAAGGCATGATGATCGCCTTTTTGATGGCAGCTGGCATGAACCTATTTTCTTACTTTTTCAGCGACAAGCTCGTGCTAAAAAGATATAACGCCATCCCAGTCGATGAGAGCAACGCTCACGGTCTTTACGAGATCGTCTCTCGCCTCACACAAAAGGCGAATTTACCGATGCCAAAAATTTACATCATCCCAGAAGAGGTGCCAAACGCCTTTGCCACAGGCCGCAACCCAAGCCATGCAGCCGTTGCAGTAACAGAGGGGCTTTTAAAAATTTTAAATGAAAACGAGATCGAGGGCGTGCTAGCTCACGAGCTAAGTCACGTAAGGCACTACGACATCCTAACTGGCTCAGTCGCTGCCATACTAGCTGGAGCTATCGCGATGGTTGCAAATTTTGCCAAGATAGGCACCGTGACTGGTCAAAATCAAAACTCACAAAGAAACGCCAACCCAGTAATTATACTAATCATCGCCGTTGTGATGCCTCTAGCTGCTACTATCATCCAAATGGCGATCTCAAGGGAGCGCGAGTATAAGGCGGACAAAGGCGCAGCCTATCTCACAGGACACCCAGAGTGGCTAGCTAGCGCGCTAAGAAAGCTTGAAAACTACTCAAATTCTTACGTCATGCAAAACGCAAGCGAGCAAAGCGCGCATATGTTTATCGTAAATCCATTTGGCTCGCTAACTAGCAAGCTTGGTGTGCTTTTTAGAACGCATCCTAGCACTAGCGACAGGATCGCTGAGCTTCAAAGACTAGAGCAAGAGATAAAAAGAGGTATGTAG
- a CDS encoding alanine racemase has translation MSEIRLNKAAYIHNLTKICDKAGGKEKVIVVLKDNAYGHGARLIASEAKKFGIKNCAVKSEFEANEIADIFENILILSHISTGDESAKFTYAINDIDALLKIKENTKINLAIDTGMHRNGLDISELDYAFEILARRNLELLGAYTHFRASDELNADYFVQRENFNAAKAKILALCDEFGIKKPIFHSHNSAALERASAVEDEMVRVGIAQYGYAQFNGSLNLKPVLSLWAKRVSRRVLKSGQSVGYGAKFIAKDDINVATYDLGYGDGLLRYNGLGELRLANGEMVLGKISMDSFSCKDSGEWVCVFEDANVWANFFGTINYDILVKLSPNITRKFI, from the coding sequence ATGTCTGAGATACGCTTAAACAAAGCAGCTTACATCCACAATCTAACTAAAATTTGTGACAAAGCTGGCGGAAAAGAAAAAGTGATCGTCGTGCTAAAAGATAACGCTTATGGGCACGGCGCAAGGCTAATAGCTAGCGAGGCTAAGAAATTTGGCATAAAAAACTGCGCTGTAAAGAGCGAATTTGAAGCCAATGAGATTGCTGATATCTTTGAAAATATCTTGATCCTCTCACACATCTCAACAGGCGATGAGAGCGCTAAATTTACCTACGCCATAAACGACATAGACGCACTTTTAAAGATAAAAGAAAATACAAAAATCAACCTCGCCATCGACACTGGCATGCATAGAAATGGGCTTGATATAAGCGAGCTTGATTATGCATTTGAAATTTTAGCTAGAAGAAATTTAGAGCTTCTTGGCGCTTATACGCACTTTCGCGCAAGCGATGAGCTAAATGCTGATTATTTCGTGCAAAGAGAAAACTTTAACGCCGCAAAAGCGAAAATTTTAGCTCTTTGCGATGAGTTTGGTATAAAAAAACCGATCTTTCACTCTCATAACTCAGCCGCCCTTGAAAGAGCTAGCGCGGTTGAAGATGAGATGGTGCGTGTGGGTATCGCTCAGTATGGATATGCCCAATTTAATGGCTCTTTAAATTTAAAGCCAGTGCTTTCACTTTGGGCAAAGCGCGTTAGTAGGCGGGTTTTAAAAAGTGGTCAAAGCGTGGGATATGGGGCTAAATTTATAGCAAAAGATGATATAAACGTCGCTACTTACGACCTTGGATATGGCGACGGACTGCTAAGATACAATGGGCTAGGCGAGCTAAGACTTGCAAACGGCGAGATGGTACTTGGTAAAATTTCGATGGATAGTTTTAGCTGCAAAGATAGTGGCGAGTGGGTCTGTGTCTTTGAGGACGCAAATGTCTGGGCTAACTTTTTTGGCACGATAAACTACGACATCTTAGTCAAACTCTCGCCAAATATCACTAGAAAATTTATATAA
- the cmeU gene encoding CmeU family protein has product MEKSQEVKEKIEKILEARSAFFAELDRQVPKKNGTDVFDFSKVKEADLKEIYAKFYAFDYNVRKLLPDVYKAYDVNFNV; this is encoded by the coding sequence GTGGAAAAATCTCAAGAAGTAAAAGAGAAGATAGAGAAAATTTTAGAGGCGAGGTCTGCCTTTTTTGCTGAGCTAGACCGCCAAGTACCAAAGAAAAATGGCACTGACGTCTTTGACTTTAGCAAGGTCAAAGAGGCTGATCTAAAAGAAATTTACGCTAAATTTTACGCATTTGACTACAACGTAAGAAAGCTCTTGCCTGACGTTTATAAAGCTTATGATGTGAATTTCAATGTCTGA
- a CDS encoding copper chaperone PCu(A)C has translation MKKLVFGALLAASTLMAADISLDHVRARDTKPGTNNSAIFMDIKNASNADVKLVGVHSSVCKSTEIHTHKMENGMMAMVQVEDAVIPKNGETKLAPGGLHIMLMDLNKPIKDGDKVDLELKFSNGESIKLDNIGVTKNFK, from the coding sequence ATGAAAAAACTTGTTTTTGGTGCATTACTTGCGGCTTCTACACTAATGGCAGCTGACATCAGCTTAGATCATGTCAGAGCAAGAGACACAAAGCCTGGCACAAACAACAGCGCTATTTTCATGGATATCAAAAATGCTTCAAATGCCGATGTAAAGCTAGTTGGCGTTCATTCAAGTGTTTGCAAAAGCACTGAAATTCACACTCACAAGATGGAAAATGGCATGATGGCTATGGTTCAGGTTGAGGACGCTGTTATCCCAAAAAATGGCGAGACAAAGCTAGCACCTGGCGGTCTTCACATCATGCTTATGGATCTAAATAAGCCCATAAAAGATGGCGACAAGGTTGATCTTGAGCTAAAATTTAGCAACGGCGAGAGCATCAAGCTTGATAATATCGGAGTAACTAAAAACTTTAAATAA
- the ribA gene encoding GTP cyclohydrolase II — MKIEISNAANLPSRFGTYKVQAFKEGTKEHLVIYKEPLSEVVNLRIHSECLTGDAIGSLKCDCRDQLEASLKYIEENGGMVIYLRQEGRNIGLLNKINAYSLQDKGFDTIEANHQLGFKADERTYEVVDFILNHYGIKEVNLLTNNPLKLHGLSSVKIVKRVPIVIKPNKFNEGYLKVKKEQMGHIL; from the coding sequence ATGAAAATAGAAATTTCAAACGCCGCAAATCTACCCTCAAGATTTGGCACTTATAAGGTTCAAGCCTTCAAAGAAGGGACAAAAGAGCACCTCGTGATCTACAAAGAGCCTCTAAGCGAAGTTGTAAATCTTAGAATTCACTCCGAATGCTTAACTGGCGATGCGATAGGGAGCCTAAAGTGCGACTGCCGCGACCAACTTGAAGCGAGCCTAAAATATATCGAAGAAAATGGTGGCATGGTCATCTACCTGCGTCAAGAGGGCAGAAATATCGGGCTTTTAAACAAGATAAACGCTTATAGCCTCCAAGACAAGGGCTTTGACACGATAGAAGCCAATCATCAGCTAGGTTTTAAGGCCGATGAGAGGACTTACGAAGTGGTTGATTTTATCCTAAATCACTACGGCATAAAAGAGGTAAATTTACTCACAAATAATCCTTTAAAACTTCACGGACTAAGCTCAGTAAAGATCGTAAAACGCGTGCCTATCGTCATCAAACCAAATAAATTTAACGAAGGCTACTTAAAGGTCAAAAAAGAGCAAATGGGGCACATCTTGTGA
- the hemB gene encoding porphobilinogen synthase — protein MFKRFRRLRINPALRDMVRETSLSVNDFIYPLFVVEGKGVKNEIASMPGVYQMSIDEILKECEEIVNLGIKSIILFGIPSLKDSVGSDALSSDGIIATALRAIKDKFPNLVVVTDLCFCEYTDHGHCGIIDHVHNTIDNDATLEISAKQALIHAKNGADMIAPSGMMDGIIATLRETLDNNGFENLPVMAYSTKFASAYYGPFRDVAQSAPSFGDRKSYQMDSANRLEAINESLQDEAQGADILMVKPALAYLDIVRELRNLTLLPLCVYNVSGEYALLKAGAKAGIIDYERVMMETLIGFKRAGANLIITYHAKEAAKILRG, from the coding sequence ATGTTTAAACGTTTTAGAAGATTAAGAATAAATCCAGCTTTAAGAGACATGGTAAGAGAGACTAGCCTTAGCGTAAATGACTTCATCTATCCGCTCTTTGTGGTCGAGGGCAAAGGCGTTAAAAACGAGATCGCTTCGATGCCAGGCGTCTATCAAATGAGTATCGATGAAATTTTAAAAGAGTGCGAAGAGATAGTAAATTTAGGCATAAAATCGATCATTTTATTTGGCATACCAAGCCTAAAAGATAGCGTTGGCAGCGACGCACTAAGTAGCGACGGCATCATCGCAACCGCACTTAGAGCCATAAAGGATAAATTTCCAAATTTAGTAGTCGTCACCGACCTTTGCTTTTGCGAATATACAGACCACGGCCACTGCGGCATAATCGACCACGTACATAACACTATCGACAACGACGCCACACTTGAAATTTCAGCCAAACAAGCTTTGATACACGCTAAAAATGGTGCCGACATGATCGCACCAAGCGGCATGATGGATGGCATCATCGCAACGCTAAGAGAGACACTTGATAACAATGGCTTTGAAAATTTACCAGTGATGGCGTACTCGACTAAATTTGCCTCAGCTTACTACGGACCATTTCGTGACGTGGCGCAAAGCGCTCCAAGCTTTGGCGATAGAAAGAGCTACCAAATGGACAGCGCAAACCGCTTGGAGGCGATCAACGAGAGCTTGCAAGACGAGGCGCAAGGCGCTGATATCTTGATGGTAAAGCCAGCGCTTGCTTATCTTGACATCGTTAGAGAGCTAAGAAATTTGACACTTCTGCCACTTTGCGTCTATAACGTAAGCGGCGAGTACGCACTGCTAAAAGCTGGCGCAAAAGCTGGCATCATCGACTATGAGCGCGTCATGATGGAGACATTAATCGGCTTTAAAAGAGCAGGGGCAAATTTGATCATCACCTATCACGCAAAAGAAGCGGCTAAAATTTTAAGGGGCTAA
- a CDS encoding L,D-transpeptidase family protein → MKKILLFFIALAPCLFAQNYEEIYLKNGPSAVIEAIEKNILSKDYWLNKLKDKDVRYGYYDNEILLSVVDKTDKELEVISYKDGVTKKLFSSSVIVGKNGDKLLEGDLKTPVGVYQLTRRFTPNDRYLGPLAFSLSYPNLLDKLAKRNGSGIWIHGYPLDGQRTDELKTKGCVAMQNDILMKFDEVIDHKRTLAFIYEDKRPEASANDIAVIISGILNWKKTWSESDINSYLKFYDKDFERYDGMSLENFKNMKRAIFSKKEKKHIAFSNFLITPYPNLKNDKLFRVSFYEDYAADTHKFAGQKTLYVKLYGDEMKIFIEE, encoded by the coding sequence TTGAAAAAGATACTACTTTTCTTCATCGCGTTAGCGCCTTGTCTTTTTGCCCAAAATTACGAAGAAATTTACTTAAAAAATGGCCCATCTGCCGTCATAGAAGCCATTGAAAAGAACATTTTAAGTAAGGACTACTGGCTAAACAAGCTCAAAGACAAGGACGTTAGATACGGATATTACGACAACGAGATACTTCTAAGCGTGGTTGATAAGACTGATAAAGAGCTTGAAGTCATCTCTTATAAAGACGGCGTTACAAAAAAACTTTTTAGCTCAAGTGTCATCGTTGGCAAAAACGGCGACAAACTGCTTGAGGGCGACCTAAAAACGCCAGTTGGTGTCTATCAGCTCACACGTAGATTTACGCCAAATGACAGATATCTTGGCCCACTTGCCTTTTCTCTTTCATATCCAAATTTACTTGATAAACTTGCAAAACGTAATGGCAGCGGCATCTGGATACATGGCTATCCACTCGATGGTCAAAGGACAGATGAGCTAAAGACAAAAGGCTGCGTGGCTATGCAAAATGACATCTTGATGAAATTTGACGAAGTTATAGACCACAAAAGAACGCTCGCATTTATCTACGAGGACAAGCGCCCAGAAGCAAGCGCGAACGACATAGCAGTGATCATCTCTGGAATTCTTAACTGGAAAAAGACTTGGAGCGAGAGCGACATCAATAGCTATTTGAAATTTTATGATAAAGACTTTGAGCGATATGACGGCATGAGTTTAGAAAATTTTAAAAATATGAAACGAGCGATCTTTTCTAAAAAAGAGAAAAAACATATCGCTTTTTCAAATTTTCTCATCACACCTTATCCAAACCTTAAAAACGACAAGCTCTTTCGTGTGAGTTTTTATGAGGATTACGCTGCTGATACGCATAAATTTGCAGGTCAAAAGACCCTTTATGTCAAGCTTTATGGCGATGAGATGAAAATTTTTATAGAGGAGTAG